From the Polaribacter gangjinensis genome, the window AAAAGCAATCGGAATTACGCCTAAAAATAATGTAGTTGACATTACCAATTATGTAATGCATGAATTAGGGCAGCCTTTGCATGCTTTTGATGCTCAGAAAATTACAGGAAATAAAATCATTGTAAAAACATTGGCTGAAGGAACAAAGTTCACCACTTTAGACGGAGTTGAAAGATCTCTTTCAGATGAAGATATCATGATTTGTGATGCCAATGAAAACCCTATGTGTTTAGGGGGAGTTTTTGGAGGAATCAATTCAGGTGTTTCAGAAAATACTACTTCTATTTTTATTGAAAGTGCCTTTTTTAATCCGATTTCTATCCGAAAATCTGCAAAACGTCATGCGCTAAATACGGATGCTTCTTTTAGATTTGAAAGAGGAATTGACATCAACATGACAAAATATGCTTTAAAAAGAGCAGCTTTATTGGTAGAAGAATATGCAGGTGGAAAAATTACTTCTGATATTTCCGATTTTTATCCCGATAAAATTGAAGATTATCAAGTATTCTTGTCTTACGAAAATGCATTTCGATTGATTGGTCAGGTAATTTCAAAAGATACTATCAAAAATATTTTAGCATCTCTTGAAATTAAAATAAATAGTGAAACTGAAGGTGGTTTAGGTTTGACAATTCCTTCTTACAGAACAGACGTTCAACGCGAAGCTGACATTATTGAAGAAATTTTACGTGTTTATGGATATAACAATATCGAGTTTTCATACAAGTTAAACACCTCAATTTCTTTTGATAAAAACGATGAAGTTAAAATTGAAAATACCGTTGCAAATCAGTTAATTTCATTGGGTTACCATGAGACAATGGCAAACTCTTTAACAAAAAGTTCTTATGTAAAGCTCAGTGAAAACTTACACGAAAATGCAAATGTGAACATTTTAAATCCTTTGAGCAATGATTTAAGTGTACTTCGTCAATCATTGTTATTCAGTGGATTAGAATCTGTTAATTACAATATCAATAGAAAGAATAATGCTTTAAAATTATTTGAATTTGGTAAAACCTATCACAATTTTGAAAGTGGCTATTCAGAGGACAAGCACTTAACGCTTTTTGTAACTGGAAATAGAGCTAAAGATTCTTGGAATATACAAACAAATACTAGTGACTTTTTCTATCTAAAAGGAGTAGTGACAGCTATTTTAGCACGTTTAGGATTGAATAATTTAAAAAACAGTCCTACAAAGAATGATGTTTTTTCTGAAGGTATTTCTTTAAGTTTAGGAAAAACAGTTTTGGTTGATTTTGGAGTTGTAAAACGACCTATTTTAAAAGAATTTGGCATCAAGCAAGAGGTTTTATTTGCTGATTTCAAATGGGAAAATGTATTAAAGCTTTCAAATAATCAAAATTTTAAATTACAGGAATTACCGAAATTTCCACAAGTAAAAAGGGATTTAGCCTTGTTGTTAGATTCAAAAACTGAATTTAAGGAATTGTTTAATTTGGCTTTTCAATCAGAGAAAAATTTGTTGAAAGATGTTGATTTGTTTGA encodes:
- the pheT gene encoding phenylalanine--tRNA ligase subunit beta, with protein sequence MKISYNWLKQFLNVSWEASETGELLTDLGLEVEGIEKVESIKGSLEGIVVGEVLTCVQHPNADKLKLTTVDLGDGIPVQIVCGAPNVAAGQKVPVATVGTTLYTEKGESFVITKSKIRGEESHGMICAEDEIGLGKSHDGIMILDASLAPGTPAAKVFDIQTDYVFEIGLTPNRSDAMSHYGVARDLRAGLIQRELKLELISPSVSDFHVDERTSRIEVEIPNKELAPRYCGITISDITIKESPKWIQNRLKAIGITPKNNVVDITNYVMHELGQPLHAFDAQKITGNKIIVKTLAEGTKFTTLDGVERSLSDEDIMICDANENPMCLGGVFGGINSGVSENTTSIFIESAFFNPISIRKSAKRHALNTDASFRFERGIDINMTKYALKRAALLVEEYAGGKITSDISDFYPDKIEDYQVFLSYENAFRLIGQVISKDTIKNILASLEIKINSETEGGLGLTIPSYRTDVQREADIIEEILRVYGYNNIEFSYKLNTSISFDKNDEVKIENTVANQLISLGYHETMANSLTKSSYVKLSENLHENANVNILNPLSNDLSVLRQSLLFSGLESVNYNINRKNNALKLFEFGKTYHNFESGYSEDKHLTLFVTGNRAKDSWNIQTNTSDFFYLKGVVTAILARLGLNNLKNSPTKNDVFSEGISLSLGKTVLVDFGVVKRPILKEFGIKQEVLFADFKWENVLKLSNNQNFKLQELPKFPQVKRDLALLLDSKTEFKELFNLAFQSEKNLLKDVDLFDVYEGSNLPEGKKSYAVSFVLQDESKTLEEKQIEKIMQKLQQSFEKNLNAVLR